The following coding sequences are from one Lolium rigidum isolate FL_2022 chromosome 6, APGP_CSIRO_Lrig_0.1, whole genome shotgun sequence window:
- the LOC124666978 gene encoding 17.9 kDa heat shock protein 2-like, whose product MSLVARLFDTLSLQDAWKNPFSSIFGTAAGADAWLASDTTAFAETYIETRETAEAYVFSARLPAGVSKEEVRVDVEEEGHVLVIAGQRSVRREARTDEARHVIERSCASFFGRFCLPDDAVVGQVRAAMDDGGELVVTVPRIGATVVALPEPALAIEVEASPC is encoded by the coding sequence ATGTCTCTGGTGGCGAGGCTCTTCGACACGCTGTCCCTGCAGGACGCGTGGAAGAACCCCTTCAGCAGCATCTTCGGCACGGCGGCCGGCGCCGACGCGTGGTTGGCGAGCGACACGACGGCGTTCGCGGAGACGTACATCGAGACCCGGGAGACGGCGGAGGCGTACGTGTTCAGCGCTCGGCTGCCCGCCGGGGTGAGCAAGGAGGAGGTGCGGGTGGACGTCGAGGAGGAGGGCCACGTGCTCGTCATCGCCGGCCAGCGCAGCGTGCGGCGGGAGGCCAGGACGGACGAGGCCCGGCACGTGATCGAGCGCAGCTGCGCGTCGTTCTTCGGCAGGTTCTGCCTCCCCGACGACGCCGTCGTGGGGCAGGTCAGAGCCGCCATGGACGACGGCGGGGAGCTCGTCGTCACCGTGCCTAGGATCGGAGCTACCGTGGTGGCTCTGCCCGAGCCGGCCTTGGCCATCGAGGTCGAGGCCAGCCCGTGCTGA